Proteins encoded in a region of the Nostoc sp. UHCC 0926 genome:
- a CDS encoding WD40 repeat domain-containing protein, producing MSETITLLQQPYLFKVCDRTTVKFWDLASGECINILPDYNSHVCAVAFSPDGQTLVTGSEDKTVKIWDVLTGKCLQTLYEDSDSPTGDRYPSRIWLVAVNPDGQSLLSISENQTMKLWDVRTGQCLRTVDGYINWILSVAFSPNGQMLASSSQDQRVRLWDVKTGQYLRTLQGHTNLVSSVTFASKDLNGYTGEKSITSSEDIGKQRKSQILASSSDDTTIKITPDHDQC from the coding sequence TTGTCAGAGACAATAACTCTACTACAGCAGCCCTATCTCTTCAAAGTTTGCGATCGCACAACGGTAAAATTTTGGGATTTAGCCAGTGGTGAATGCATAAACATATTACCAGATTACAACAGTCATGTGTGCGCAGTTGCTTTCAGCCCAGATGGTCAAACACTGGTGACGGGGAGCGAGGATAAAACTGTTAAAATATGGGATGTCCTTACAGGAAAATGTCTGCAAACTTTGTATGAGGATAGTGATTCACCTACAGGCGATCGCTACCCTTCACGCATTTGGTTGGTTGCTGTTAATCCAGATGGTCAAAGCTTGCTGAGTATTAGTGAAAACCAAACCATGAAGTTATGGGATGTCCGTACTGGACAATGTTTGAGAACAGTGGATGGGTATATTAATTGGATATTATCCGTTGCTTTTAGTCCAAATGGTCAAATGTTGGCGAGTAGTAGCCAAGACCAACGGGTGAGATTATGGGATGTGAAGACAGGACAATACCTGCGAACCTTACAAGGCCATACTAATCTGGTATCATCAGTTACCTTTGCTTCCAAAGACCTAAATGGTTACACAGGTGAAAAAAGCATAACGTCATCTGAAGATATTGGGAAGCAGCGAAAAAGTCAGATTCTGGCAAGTAGCAGCGACGACACAACTATCAAAATTACTCCTGATCACGACCAATGTTAA
- a CDS encoding caspase family protein, whose protein sequence is MNLNIYALLVGIDEYLNVSPLQGCINDITAIKEYLEGRVDTDGYQLHLRTLLNKDATRQAVIDGFRQHLCQASSEDIVFFYYAGHGSQEEAPEEFWTIEPDRLNETLVCYDSRSPGGWDLADKELAKLIAEIAEKNPQITIIMDCCHSSSGTRGDLEADTAVRLAPIDKRKRRLDSFIFSNKDAEQLLTERSLTKNTTSWTFPRGKHIFLAACRDRETAKEYNGGGQHRGAFSYFLLDTLKKANGSLTYRDLFKRTDALIRSKVAAQSPQLEATVLDDLEQPFLGGAIAGRKPYLTVSYHKDHQWVVDGGAIHGIPQPSGDETTELALFPFDSSPERMHELSTAIGEAKVIAVMPQMSLVQISGIETLESEMTFKAVVTSLPLPPKGVLITGEEAGVKLARAALLTIGTGNQPSLYLKSVAKTENAEFKLLARNGQYLITRPADDRPIVAHIQGYTEKNALQAIERLEHITRWTNIAELSSPATSSIQASAVQMVIYQEGQEVKDATISLQYQQQNGLWKSPTFKVKLKNTSNQELFCALLDLTDSYAISPELLETGGVWLKPGESAWALGGENIYPTVPEKLWKQGITQSQDILKLIVSTAEFDATLLRQNELDLPFFPEREPGRGRGTLNRLMKRVQSRDLRSAPESEELYDDWITSQINITTVRPKP, encoded by the coding sequence ATGAATCTGAATATCTACGCATTACTAGTTGGTATTGATGAATATCTAAATGTTTCTCCATTGCAGGGCTGTATAAATGATATAACTGCAATCAAAGAATACTTAGAAGGGCGGGTTGATACTGATGGATACCAATTACATCTACGTACATTATTGAACAAAGATGCTACCCGACAGGCAGTCATTGATGGTTTTCGTCAACACCTATGCCAAGCTAGTAGTGAAGATATAGTATTTTTCTACTACGCAGGACATGGTTCTCAAGAGGAAGCCCCAGAAGAGTTTTGGACTATAGAACCAGACCGACTCAATGAAACCCTCGTTTGTTACGACAGCCGCAGTCCAGGGGGTTGGGACTTGGCAGATAAAGAATTAGCAAAGCTGATTGCAGAAATAGCAGAGAAAAACCCTCAGATTACGATTATTATGGACTGTTGCCACTCCAGTTCTGGCACTCGTGGTGACTTAGAAGCAGACACAGCAGTGCGTCTGGCTCCTATTGATAAAAGAAAGCGCCGATTAGACAGTTTTATCTTTTCCAATAAAGATGCCGAGCAACTATTAACTGAGCGCAGTCTGACAAAAAATACCACTAGCTGGACTTTCCCACGCGGAAAACATATTTTTTTAGCAGCTTGCCGTGATCGCGAAACAGCGAAAGAATATAACGGGGGTGGGCAACATCGGGGAGCATTTTCTTATTTCTTACTCGATACCTTAAAAAAAGCTAATGGAAGTTTAACTTATAGAGATTTATTCAAACGCACTGATGCTTTAATTCGCAGTAAAGTTGCGGCTCAATCTCCCCAATTAGAAGCAACAGTACTGGATGATTTAGAACAACCGTTTTTGGGAGGAGCGATCGCCGGACGCAAACCCTACCTGACTGTCAGTTATCACAAAGATCATCAGTGGGTAGTTGATGGGGGTGCGATTCATGGAATTCCTCAACCTTCAGGGGATGAAACAACCGAACTTGCATTATTCCCCTTTGACAGTTCCCCCGAAAGGATGCACGAATTGTCAACAGCCATAGGTGAAGCTAAAGTCATTGCGGTTATGCCCCAAATGAGTCTAGTCCAGATTAGTGGTATTGAAACTTTAGAATCAGAGATGACTTTTAAAGCAGTTGTCACTAGTCTACCTCTACCGCCTAAAGGTGTTTTGATTACTGGTGAAGAAGCAGGAGTAAAATTAGCTCGCGCCGCACTGCTGACCATTGGAACCGGAAATCAGCCCTCACTATACCTGAAGTCAGTTGCAAAGACTGAAAATGCCGAATTTAAATTACTGGCTCGGAATGGGCAATATTTAATTACTCGCCCCGCCGATGACCGTCCAATAGTTGCTCATATTCAGGGTTATACAGAAAAAAATGCCTTGCAAGCGATTGAGCGATTGGAGCATATTACCCGTTGGACAAATATTGCTGAACTCTCCAGCCCAGCAACCAGTAGCATTCAAGCCTCGGCAGTGCAAATGGTAATTTATCAGGAGGGGCAAGAGGTTAAAGATGCGACTATTAGCTTGCAGTATCAACAGCAAAATGGTTTGTGGAAAAGTCCGACTTTTAAAGTCAAGCTCAAAAATACTAGCAATCAAGAACTTTTTTGCGCTCTCCTGGATTTGACAGACAGCTATGCAATTAGTCCGGAATTGCTGGAAACCGGAGGTGTTTGGCTCAAACCAGGGGAGTCAGCTTGGGCATTGGGAGGTGAAAATATTTATCCGACAGTGCCAGAAAAACTTTGGAAACAGGGAATAACTCAGAGCCAAGATATTCTCAAACTAATTGTTAGTACTGCTGAGTTTGATGCTACCTTGCTGAGACAAAATGAACTGGACTTGCCTTTCTTCCCAGAAAGAGAACCAGGTCGAGGGCGGGGAACCCTAAACCGTTTGATGAAGCGTGTGCAATCTCGCGACCTGAGATCCGCACCAGAATCAGAGGAACTGTATGATGACTGGATTACCAGTCAAATCAACATTACTACAGTGCGCCCCAAACCATAA
- a CDS encoding amidohydrolase family protein, with protein MKDPAPYHLLTTTLLKKLKKRPFNYFKQFYADTALFGADAATVCGLDFFGEDKVLFASDAPFDPEGGEMYIRETIKVIDSLDISQEQRAKIYSRNAQKLFKLEQ; from the coding sequence ATGAAAGACCCTGCTCCTTACCATTTATTGACAACAACCCTGCTTAAGAAATTGAAGAAACGCCCCTTCAACTACTTCAAGCAGTTTTATGCTGATACTGCCCTCTTCGGTGCTGATGCAGCCACGGTTTGTGGACTGGATTTCTTTGGTGAAGACAAAGTGCTTTTTGCCTCCGATGCGCCGTTTGACCCAGAAGGAGGTGAAATGTATATCCGCGAGACAATTAAGGTAATTGACAGTCTCGACATCAGCCAAGAACAGCGGGCAAAAATTTACTCCCGTAATGCCCAAAAGCTATTCAAATTGGAGCAGTGA
- a CDS encoding XdhC family protein: protein MNELQAILEGFESSQKSGEITFLATVVKTQGSTYRRPGAKMLMTNAGRMIGTISAGCLENDVFEHTQQRMLDGKPIVVTYDNTASEDILWGFGLGCNGIVQVLIERLETESTLNGIAFTQECFHKKHLGIIATVFAFEGGVDVKLGSRLLLYPNGKILTDIKDPNLIQSLSADTQAAFANQKSSVNNYQLALGSAEVFIEVIQPPTSLVIFGAGYDAVPVAQFAQALGWQITVVDCRANEATRARFPMACDVILSRREIVQKQVFIDAYTVAVVMTHNYLDDLEILKMLLPSPASYIGVLGPKARTERLIEDLRLQEIVYTTEQLKRLHGPIGIDIGADTPEGIAIAIIAEIQAVLTNRSGNFLRNRNQPIHQCYESNLKLLVTT, encoded by the coding sequence ATGAACGAATTACAAGCAATTTTAGAAGGCTTCGAGTCAAGTCAAAAAAGTGGTGAAATCACTTTTCTTGCCACTGTAGTTAAAACTCAAGGTTCAACCTATCGCCGACCGGGTGCTAAAATGTTGATGACAAATGCAGGTCGGATGATCGGAACAATCAGCGCTGGTTGCTTGGAGAATGACGTATTTGAGCATACTCAACAACGAATGTTAGACGGCAAACCAATTGTTGTTACTTACGATAATACCGCCTCTGAAGATATTCTTTGGGGCTTTGGTCTAGGGTGCAATGGAATAGTGCAAGTTCTCATCGAACGTCTTGAGACAGAAAGCACACTGAATGGGATCGCTTTTACACAGGAGTGCTTTCATAAAAAACATTTGGGTATTATTGCTACAGTTTTTGCTTTTGAAGGCGGGGTAGATGTGAAACTTGGGTCGCGCTTACTGCTGTATCCAAACGGTAAAATTCTGACTGACATTAAAGATCCAAATTTAATTCAATCTCTGAGTGCAGATACTCAAGCAGCCTTTGCTAATCAAAAGTCAAGCGTAAACAACTATCAGTTAGCTTTAGGCAGTGCAGAAGTTTTTATTGAAGTCATCCAACCACCCACATCTTTAGTAATATTTGGTGCAGGTTATGACGCTGTACCCGTAGCACAGTTTGCTCAAGCATTAGGTTGGCAGATTACTGTAGTCGATTGTCGAGCTAATGAGGCAACTAGAGCGCGATTTCCTATGGCTTGTGATGTAATTCTTAGTCGGCGAGAAATCGTACAAAAACAGGTATTTATAGATGCCTACACAGTTGCTGTAGTGATGACGCATAATTATCTTGATGATCTAGAAATTTTGAAAATGTTGCTGCCATCTCCTGCAAGCTACATAGGGGTTTTAGGCCCAAAGGCGCGGACTGAAAGATTGATTGAGGATTTACGTTTGCAAGAAATAGTTTATACTACTGAACAATTAAAAAGATTGCATGGCCCTATTGGAATTGACATTGGTGCAGATACACCGGAAGGAATAGCGATCGCCATTATTGCTGAAATTCAAGCAGTGCTGACAAATCGTAGTGGTAATTTTTTAAGAAATCGCAATCAACCGATTCACCAATGCTATGAAAGCAACTTAAAGTTGCTAGTTACTACATAG
- a CDS encoding helix-turn-helix domain-containing protein has protein sequence MPVLVKLKKTREAKGLSQNELARKTGYSLQNIQKIEQGRAASITFDALGRFCEVLECQPGDILEWRPNNIDDKTGHSSNNEVLKTAL, from the coding sequence ATGCCTGTGCTTGTAAAACTGAAAAAGACTAGAGAAGCTAAAGGCTTGTCTCAAAATGAGCTAGCTAGGAAAACTGGTTACAGCCTGCAAAATATTCAAAAAATTGAGCAAGGTAGAGCTGCGTCAATCACATTTGATGCCTTGGGGAGATTTTGCGAAGTACTTGAATGTCAGCCTGGAGATATTTTGGAATGGCGGCCAAACAATATTGATGACAAAACTGGTCACTCATCAAATAATGAGGTGTTAAAAACTGCTTTATAG
- a CDS encoding nucleotidyltransferase family protein, with the protein MVFNTEQIDNEKSTIAIMILAAGASTRMGTPKQLLLYQGRSFLQYITEMAIASVCQPVVVVLGANAEQIHPQIKQLPVRVVKNLDWACGMSTSIKSGIELLNNLPQKIEAVVITLCDQPFVSHQIINQLVDAYYSEKKPIITCEYAGTLGVPSLFSQIFFSELAALKETSGAKKVINNNLNEVFSIPFPLGNIDIDTPKDYKQLLSITNLPSEVQMEQNEYL; encoded by the coding sequence ATGGTATTTAACACTGAGCAAATAGACAATGAAAAATCAACCATAGCCATTATGATTCTTGCTGCTGGTGCATCTACTCGTATGGGTACACCTAAACAACTATTGCTTTACCAAGGACGTAGTTTTTTGCAATACATTACAGAAATGGCGATCGCTTCAGTTTGTCAACCTGTAGTAGTAGTACTTGGAGCAAATGCAGAACAGATTCATCCCCAAATTAAGCAACTTCCCGTTAGAGTAGTTAAGAACTTAGATTGGGCTTGTGGAATGAGTACTTCAATCAAAAGCGGTATTGAATTGTTAAATAATCTTCCTCAAAAAATAGAAGCAGTAGTTATTACACTTTGCGACCAGCCATTTGTTTCTCATCAAATTATTAATCAGCTTGTTGATGCATATTATTCAGAAAAAAAACCGATCATTACTTGTGAATATGCGGGTACATTAGGTGTCCCATCTCTATTTAGTCAGATATTTTTTTCAGAACTTGCTGCTTTAAAAGAAACTTCAGGAGCAAAAAAAGTTATTAATAATAACCTCAATGAAGTCTTTTCCATTCCGTTTCCACTAGGTAATATTGATATTGATACACCAAAAGATTATAAACAATTATTATCAATTACCAATTTGCCTTCTGAAGTTCAGATGGAACAAAACGAGTATCTGTGA
- a CDS encoding RNA-guided endonuclease InsQ/TnpB family protein, translating to MLGFEAKLEGKNEQYQALDEAIRTARFVRNASLRYWMDNKGIGRYELSAYCAVLAANTEFPWVSKLNSMARQASAERAWSAIARFFDNCKKNKPGKKGFPRFKRSQTHGSVEYKTCGWRLSNDRRHITFSDGFKAGTFKLWGTRDLHFYQLKQFKRVRVVRRADGYYAQFCIDQERVERREPTGKTIGIDVGLNHFYTDSNGETVANPRHLRKSEKSLKRLQRRMSKTKKGSQNRIKKRNRLARKHLKVSRQRKDFAVKTARCVVRSNDLVAYEDLQVRNMVSQRVGRVPRLEATGEPVRVKNHHLAKSINDVSWSLFREWVEYFGKVFGVVTVAVPPHYTSQNCSNCGEVVKKTLSARTHICPHCGHTQDRDWNAARNILEKGLSTAGHVGTNASGDIDLCVGGETPPSKSGRGKRKPKE from the coding sequence ATGCTGGGATTTGAGGCCAAACTTGAGGGGAAGAATGAGCAATATCAAGCGCTTGATGAAGCGATTAGAACTGCTCGTTTTGTTCGCAATGCAAGCCTTAGATACTGGATGGATAACAAGGGCATTGGCAGATATGAATTGAGCGCTTATTGTGCTGTGCTTGCTGCTAATACTGAGTTTCCTTGGGTATCCAAATTGAACTCGATGGCAAGACAGGCTAGCGCTGAAAGAGCATGGTCTGCAATTGCTCGGTTTTTTGATAACTGCAAAAAAAATAAACCTGGGAAAAAAGGATTTCCGAGGTTCAAGCGTAGTCAAACGCACGGTTCTGTTGAGTACAAAACTTGTGGGTGGCGACTTTCTAACGACCGCAGGCATATCACTTTTTCTGATGGGTTCAAAGCAGGAACCTTTAAGCTTTGGGGAACCCGTGACCTGCACTTCTACCAACTTAAACAGTTTAAAAGAGTGCGGGTTGTGCGTCGTGCTGATGGGTATTATGCCCAGTTTTGCATTGACCAAGAGCGAGTAGAAAGACGGGAACCAACGGGTAAAACTATTGGTATTGATGTTGGTTTGAACCACTTCTACACTGATAGTAATGGGGAAACAGTTGCAAATCCGCGTCACCTGCGTAAAAGTGAGAAGTCTTTGAAACGGTTGCAACGCCGGATGTCCAAGACTAAAAAGGGTTCCCAAAACAGAATTAAGAAGAGAAATAGACTTGCTCGGAAGCATCTCAAAGTAAGTCGCCAGCGTAAAGACTTTGCTGTTAAGACAGCAAGGTGCGTGGTGAGGTCTAACGACCTCGTGGCGTATGAAGATTTACAGGTGCGGAACATGGTGAGCCAGCGCGTTGGGCGGGTTCCCCGACTTGAAGCGACTGGCGAACCCGTCAGGGTCAAGAATCATCACTTGGCCAAATCGATTAATGACGTTTCGTGGTCGCTGTTCCGTGAATGGGTTGAGTATTTTGGCAAAGTGTTTGGCGTGGTAACTGTTGCCGTTCCACCCCACTACACCAGTCAGAATTGCTCTAATTGTGGCGAGGTTGTCAAAAAGACTCTTAGCGCTAGAACTCATATTTGTCCTCATTGCGGACATACTCAAGACAGAGATTGGAACGCAGCGCGGAACATATTAGAAAAAGGATTGAGTACGGCGGGTCACGTCGGAACTAACGCCTCTGGAGACATCGACCTCTGTGTGGGTGGGGAAACTCCTCCAAGCAAGTCGGGTCGTGGAAAGAGGAAACCCAAAGAGTGA